The proteins below come from a single Rosa rugosa chromosome 2, drRosRugo1.1, whole genome shotgun sequence genomic window:
- the LOC133730262 gene encoding pentatricopeptide repeat-containing protein At1g63400-like codes for MDDMHSTLLSFTGSKMLELDFIGRVVAPYNGDSQLSKGSEEADEEDEDCKGEDEDDEEKMKMKMNWSRKRKGILRLRRLNLYMYVVRAEHMLFMGSTEFPDEKEYDSYLSKHRGCLNAYTEVEHTCYHFEVKREFLKGALTSFVLKNQVPEAARIFSKMLEAGHCKPNVVTFTTLIKGFCMIGNYNSAITLLGKMEEIGCEPNIVSYNTIIDCLCKDTLIDEAMNLFSEMISRGIAPDVVTYTSLIQGFCNLGQWKQATRLLNEMLSKRIFPDVIAFNVLVDTFCKERMVVEAKRVIDMMIQRQIEPTVVTYSSPMDGYCLQREMDEARQIFDLRISKASMVNVWSCNILINRYCKAKKIDQAYKIFKEMRRMELVPNPVTYTTLIDGFCKVGRIQEAEKLFSQMQRCGQHPNVRTYAVLLDGLCLCKAGKIESARDLFCGLSSKGVQPDVSSYTVMIQGLCHHGLIIEAEKLLREMG; via the exons ATGGATGATATGCATTCTACTTTACTCTCTTTTACAG GTTCCAAGATGCTAGAGTTGGACTTCATCGGAAGAGTTGTAGCACCCTACAACGGCG ATTCCCAACTCTCCAAGGGCTCTGAGGAagctgatgaagaagacgaagatTGTAAAGgagaggatgaagatgatgaggagaagatgaagatgaagatgaactgGAGCAGAAAAAGGAAGGGGATTCTCAGACTAAGAAG ACTTAACTTATACATGTATGTTGTGCGTGCAGAACACATGCTCTTTATGGGGAGTACAGAATTTCCTGATGAAAAGGAG TATGACAGTTACTTGTCCAAGCACAGAGGGTGTTTAAATGCATACACGGAAGTAGAGCATACTTGCTACCATTTTGAAGTGAAACGAGAGTTTCTCAAGGGTGCCTTGACAAG CTTTGTTCTCAAGAATCAAGTGCCTGAGGCTGCACGAATTTTCAGCAAAATGCTGGAGGCAGGTCATTGTAAGCCCAATGTGGTTACTTTCACCACACTAATAAAGGGCTTTTGCATGATAGGGAACTACAATTCTGCCATTACTTTACTTGGGAAGATGGAAGAAATAGGATGCGAGCCTAACATAGTTTCCTATAACACCATCATCGACTGTCTTTGCAAGGATACACTAATTGATGAAGCAATGAATCTCTTCTCAGAAATGATCAGTAGGGGTATTGCTCCAGATGTTGTCACTTACACCTCTTTGATTCAGGGATTCTGCAATTTAGGCCAGTGGAAACAAGCTACAAGGTTGCTTAATGAAATGTTGAGTAAACGTATCTTTCCAGATGTCATCGCCTTCAATGTCTTGGTTGATACATTCTGTAAGGAAAGGATGGTTGTGGAAGCCAAAAGAGTGATTGACATGATGATTCAAAGACAAATTGAACCTACTGTGGTTACATACAGTTCTCCTATGGACGGTTACTGTTTGCAAAGAGAAATGGATGAGGCAAGACAAATTTTTGATCTTAGGATTAGCAAGGCCTCCATGGTTAATGTTTGGAGTTGTAACATATTGATTAACAGATATTGCAAGGCTAAAAAGATCGATCAGGCTTACAAGATCTTCAAGGAGATGCGCCGTATGGAACTTGTTCCCAATCCCGTTACTTATACCACTCTTATTGATGGTTTTTGCAAAGTAGGGAGAATTCAAGAAGCAGAAAAGCTGTTCTCTCAGATGCAACGTTGTGGCCAACATCCAAATGTTCGAACTTATGCTGTTCTGCTTGATGGCCTGT GTTTGtgcaaagctggaaaaattgAATCCGCAAGAGATCTCTTCTGTGGTTTGTCATCAAAAGGAGTTCAGCCTGATGTCAGTTCATACACTGTAATGATTCAAGGACTTTGTCATCATGGCTTAATAATTGAAGCAGAAAAGTTGCTGAGAGAAATGGGATGA